GGGGTCCGTTGAAGGGCTGGCGGTAGGGGGCGGCGGCAGAGGTGGTTTCGGGGGCGCGCTCGACGCCGGGGAGGTCAGCCATGCCGAGGAACGCCAGCATGTCCATGGTCTCCTTGTCGACGCGGATCTCGTCGACCTCGAGCGCCGACTTCTCCGGCACGAAGTCCATGCGGCGCTCACGCTCCTCCTCCTGCAGCTTGAGGGAGATGCCGCGCACGGGGCCGCGCTGGATGCGGCGCATCAGATGGGTGGTGAAGCCGGCCACCTTGTTGCGGAGGCGCTTCGACTGGAGGATGGAGACCTCCTCTAGCACCTTCTTGTTGGTGTGGAAGTCGAGGGTCATCCGAGAGTAGTACTTCTCGATGACCTGGCGGGAGGTCTTCTTCACGGTCTTGGTGCGGACGCGACCCATGGCTGCGGCTGCTCCCTCTccttctccggcggcggcggcggcgacggcgctggTTGGTGGTGCGGCGGCGCGAGGGCTGGAGGGGTAGGGTTTGGGGGCGTCGGGAGGGGAGGAACTTCTTATAATGGGTACCGGCCGCGTGGGTAGCTAGGGTTTCGGCGTGGAGGACGGATGCCAGCCGTTCGTGTTGCGATGGGCGCACAAGATCGTGATTGCCTTAGTTGGGCTTCGCATTGTTCGGAAGCTCTCTTCTGTACTCATTTAGGTTGATTTAGGCCCATTAGCAATAGAACTGGACTGGAATCGTATCAGGCCATGTCTAATCAGCACTTCTTATTTCCCCTTGGGATGATTACTCAAAAAAAATCCCCTTGGCTGTAAACGAGCTCAGCAAACTTATAGTGAAAAATCTATTATAATTATTATATTATATATAGAGTGAAAATTGAGCGAGCCAGTGTTGGCTCAAGATCAGTTTGTTTCTCGAGTTGAAATCATATCAAGCTATGTCTTATCAACACTTCTTATTTCCCCTTACCTAGGGCTGCAAATGCATTTCCTATTCGGTGCATGTAGCACTGTTTACTTTGCACAGGGCGTCCACGTCCCTTCACTAGGTTTTTAAGTGTGTCGGCCCATAGTAGCATCTCTCCTTGCACCGGTTTTTGGAACCTTCTAGGACCCCACCAAAATTTTGGGGTTTGTTTCTTTAGGTTTGTTTGGGAACGAGTTTTTCTCAGGTTTTTTGGTTTTCTCTTTTTCCTTCAATTTTTTATATAGTATatatttatttgtttattttccaAACTTTGTATTTTTGAAATTCAGTGATATTTTTTAAAATATGAAAACTTTTTAAAaattcaaacattttttaaatccacGATTATTTCTGAATCCCCGAACTGTTCTTAAATTTAAGGaccttttccaaatttgtgaaaaaTATCAAATTTATATCAAAAGTTGaattgatgaaccttttcaaaAATTTGAACCTTCTGAAAAAaacaaattcgtgaacttttccaAAAATCAATGGTCATGGGTCAATTGTCGGTAGTCAATGGTTAGTGTTCAAACTATCATTGGTCAAATGGTCTCGTAGGTCATGGCCCATCTACAACGTGTGTGAGGTTCGTCAGTATTGATGAACGCTATAAGCACGGCATGGGAGATCTCTCAAACAAATCAGGTCCCAGCGAGTTGTCGATCAAATTTGTACTAAAATTCGATGAGCTCAAACTGAGCGAAGTTTAAGGTCGAGCTATAAAAACTGGCTCATGCTCAGCTTGTAATAATCTCAAGTCGGTCTTGAGTTATTCTAGCTAAATGacatgattttttttaataatCCTACGCAACTTTTCTCACAAGATAGGCCACAACACAAAATAAGAACCCATTATAAACAATATTTCAATCAAAACTATGTTGATATAAGCAAACAAGGTTGTTTGACTTATTCTCTCTAAACTACTAATACGTAATAGCAAAGATCGTGCATGAACTTAAAAGAGAAGAAAACA
This DNA window, taken from Triticum aestivum cultivar Chinese Spring chromosome 1D, IWGSC CS RefSeq v2.1, whole genome shotgun sequence, encodes the following:
- the LOC123181103 gene encoding 40S ribosomal protein S17-3, with the translated sequence MGRVRTKTVKKTSRQVIEKYYSRMTLDFHTNKKVLEEVSILQSKRLRNKVAGFTTHLMRRIQRGPVRGISLKLQEEERERRMDFVPEKSALEVDEIRVDKETMDMLAFLGMADLPGVERAPETTSAAAPYRQPFNGPRGGNRA